A stretch of Coccidioides posadasii str. Silveira chromosome 2, complete sequence DNA encodes these proteins:
- a CDS encoding uncharacterized protein (EggNog:ENOG410PRX5~COG:S~BUSCO:6224at33183) — protein sequence MWKASHPPTPKDMANPRSRGPRFTIERNKEQGFVSPHVQEMNYENNPYGRSFRSYNAMEPPPAIGKEPRIASSIYSDWDSDNERRLTKPHVYLDRSSEYRDSQYTDASPPVSPMPGQYRNTTGNDSPDISPIEEFFEPAVQFPREKINFPDAVPVSQKFAKAPQMTKDDPNAGAILKGRRGFSGPHPARKTKWDEFSGEPTKSDRGKFAQVSPKNPHLPVLSHLKPSQKHPFGFFTRNKDTNQGHRRAPKLDPEDPALVPPTRPPWKGASGRSAILNPISTKKPSAEEPFIPPPRKDSRPQPVEPLHTTPAGLSTTSLKAPSDSVAPFRMDTFDFATSQSGIQEDTGYAADSMNGSNGQNPSTMLNSLPDLSHPLRSEARIRDVPFEPDYMKLESLDLEPQPVSRFSMTTFATTEVGTPPQSSRRSNEKDAPPLPDIPTDIAAKAARMTARKPTPSQLSAVTSKSLPRSPPEAEANNRIEAMEAKLRDLARRRGNINTIINELTQVIQPSSIAYDFATRAEVTKTVKSLNNELDDIKKDEHDIGLKLHRAYKKKDEEDEYEGSGLWIKRVTS from the exons ATGTGGAAAGCGAGTCATCCGCCTACTCCCAAAGACATGGCAAACCCCCGGTCAAGGGGGCCGAGATTTACAATTGAGCGCAACAAAGAACAAGGGTTTGTGAGCCCACATGTACAGGAAATGAATTATGAGAACAATCCATACGGACGATCATTTCGTTCATA CAATGCTATGGAACCGCCGCCCGCGATTGGCAAGGAGCCACGCATAGCATCCTCGATTTACTCTGACTGGGATTCTGATAACGAACGTCGACTCACAAAGCCCCACGTTTATCTTGACCGTTCCTCTGAATATCGCGATAGTCAGTACACTGATGCATCGCCGCCTGTGTCGCCAATGCCTGGCCAGTATAGAAATACTACCGGGAATGATAGCCCAGACATATCTCCTATAGAAGAGTTTTTTGAACCTGCTGTTCAATTTCCCCGTGAAAAAATCAATTTTCCCGATGCAGTTCCGGTCTCTCAGAAATTTGCGAAGGCGCCTCAAATGACAAAGGACGACCCAAACGCCGGTGCCATCCTAAAAGGCAGACGCGGATTTTCCGGACCGCACCCTGCTCGAAAAACAAAGTGGGATGAGTTTTCAGGCGAACCGACCAAAAGCGATCGCGGCAAGTTTGCCCAAGTTTCCCCAAAGAATCCGCATTTGCCAGTGTTATCACATCTCAAGCCTTCGCAGAAGCACCCTTTCGGTTTCTTTACAAGAAACAAGGATACAAATCAAGGCCACAGGCGAGCCCCAAAGCTTGACCCAGAAGATCCGGCCTTGGTGCCTCCTACTCGTCCACCGTGGAAAGGCGCTAGTGGAAGGTCTGCCATTTTGAACCCGATTTCGACCAAAAAGCCATCCGCAGAGGAACCATTTATTCCCCCACCGAGGAAGGATAGTCGACCTCAACCAGTCGAACCGCTGCACACTACACCAGCAGGGCTTTCAACCACCTCTTTAAAGGCACCATCCGACTCGGTAGCGCCATTTAGAATGGATACCTTCGATTTCGCGACATCGCAGAGTGGTATACAAGAGGATACCGGTTACGCGGCGGACTCGATGAATGGGTCCAATGGACAGAATCCATCTACAATGCTCAATAGTCTGCCAGACCTTTCGCATCCCCTTCGTAGCGAAGCTCGAATACGGGACGTCCCGTTCGAGCCGGATTACATGAAGCTGGAAAGCCTAGACTTGGAACCTCAGCCGGTGAGCCGTTTCAGTATGACGACTTTCGCGACCACCGAAGTAGGCACCCCACCGCAATCTTCTCGACGAAGCAACGAGAAAGATGCTCCGCCTCTCCCAGATATCCCCACCGATATAGCGGCCAAAGCTGCTAGGATGACGGCGCGAAAGCCTACTCCATCCCAGCTGTCGGCGGTTACTTCGAAGTCGTTGCCACGGAGCCCGCCAGAAGCGGAGGCTAACAATCGCATCGAAGCAATGGAGGCAAAACTTCGCGATCTTGCCCGAAGACGCGGTAATATCAACACCATCATCAACGAATTGACACAAGTCATACAGCCAAGTTCAATCGCTTACGATTTTGCGACTCGTGCTGAAGTTACGAAGACCGTGAAGAGCCTTAATAACGAGCTAGATGATATCAAGAAAGATGAGCACGATATCGGGCTCAAACTTCATCGGGCGTATAAGAAGAAggatgaagaggatgagTACGAAGGGTCTGGATTATGGATTAAGAGAGTCACCAGCTAA
- a CDS encoding uncharacterized protein (EggNog:ENOG410PQQH~COG:S~TransMembrane:1 (o16-36i)~BUSCO:15589at33183) → MASDANASPVPEVASIASPINLVLLSLFVVVVYMQFRPKAPVTLPKDQAPVVFRTFKPTTLIEFNGQDNKPVYLAVRGKVFDVSPGRNFYGPGGPYENFAGRDATRGLACQSFDEEMLTKDLKGPLDDLHGLDEEQLDNLRGWEERFLEKYLVVGKLVAEGDPEAPK, encoded by the exons ATGGCGTCAG ATGCCAATGCTTCCCCGGTCCCTGAGGT GGCATCTATTGCTTCCCCAATAAATCTAGTCCTTCTCTCCCTTTTTGTCGTCGTGGTGTATATGCAGTTCCGGCCCAAGGCCCCAGTTACCCTACCAAAAGACCAGGCTCCGGTTGTATTCCGCACGTTCAAACCAACAACCCTGATAGAGTTTAATGGACAAGACAACAAACCTGTATACCTTGCGGTTCGCGGAAAGGTTTTTGATGTGAGCCCGGGGAGGAATTTTTACGGCCCG GGCGGACCGTATGAGAACTTTGCCGGCCGTGACGCTACTCGAGGATTGGCTTGCCAGAGCTTTGACGAGGAGATGCTCACAAAGGACCTTAAGGGTCCTTTAGATGATCTACATGGCTTGGACGAAGAGCAACTAGACAACCTCAGGGGGTGGGAGGAAAGGTTTCTGGAGAAATACCTGGTCGTTGGAAAGCTGGTCGCGGAGGGCGACCCGGAAGCTCCTAAATAA
- the CAP2_1 gene encoding F-actin-capping protein subunit beta (CAZy:GT90~EggNog:ENOG410PMBN~COG:S~TransMembrane:9 (i36-54o74-94i101-119o131-153i160-178o198-220i227-245o279-297i306-327o)), translated as MWKSSFNEIDPATRSAGAALLCAITRQYLFSRQSELCSEILAWLILPIVFKITSSPRINKFFAAAPCNFEAQPTSAASLSIVTVGLVAFCLSTAGNGKSEFLKPALTPLLLLVQKYLGSELRPPRTSNSRFFHPFVNTILGTTFAASFFIFILSDWNLRGHALSIIPVAALLVVYTTLTPRTDKSSRYLPSFDIEGTIIPLSLRVVVVLGLALVVEILAFDLPRSTVVAISALGLAKALFWYFIIQTARNSSWNTTSIIETFSVISTRDPFTQSSDTQSLFFVIASLLALGQTVHILPKQAKAKSWLWLFSLVSLVPYLANILTIRLSQTSSLIYSQQHPVEALIQNANATFNALLHKQSRNYTAAHNEYRRRYGTETPPGFQAWYEFAKFHQSPIIDDFDMIYDAISPFWKLSGQEVLEIMSHIQNEPNNELWLCTFSGLQAKTECSHPQRTFDRHNQLLFNKLLENLRGVLPDVKFLVNHLDEPRVLIPSAAEGFRGNVWFNLTDMSRRPVWDTLTRFCPSQGGRRNVRDGHTVETFALPFVINRVSDLNLCWHPEYRAIHGLSMSPSAFRLIEGSIPVLTTGSLSTMGDILYPSPAYIESEFQYVEANDVDWDKKINNLYWAGSTTGGFASTDQWRDYHRQRFVSLAQNLRRRQHYYLREKGGVISRVSSSFLNSRLFDVAFTRIFQCKKKYCRDQHMYFKVKSWADKDKALRSRLAFDIDGNGISGRYYKLLASKSAPLKQTLFREWHDERLVPWVHYIPVSQSLEELPELVFYLTSTEAGQKRAREIAEQGRDWFSKAFRDVDLTVYTYRLMLELARLQDPKRPAA; from the exons ATGTGGAAGTCGTCGTTTAACGAAATTGATCCGGCAACTCGGTCAGCCGGCGCTGCTCTGCTATGTGCCATAACAAGGCAATATCTATTCTCCAGGCAATCCGAGCTCTGCTCCGAGATACTGGCCTGGCTGATACTGCCGATTGTGTTCAAGATTACGAGCAGCCCACGCATAAACAAGTTCTTCGCAGCCGCTCCCTGCAATTTCGAAGCTCAACCTACATCTGCAGCATCATTATCAATAGTTACCGTAGGACTTGTTGCATTTTGCCTTAGTACTGCAGGGAATGGCAAGTCTGAGTTCTTG AAGCCAGCTTTAACCCCATTACTTCTGTTGGTCCAGAAGTATCTTGGATCCGAGCTTCGTCCCCCAAGAACATCTAATTCTAGGTTCTTCCACCCTTTTGTGAACACAATCTTAGGTACCACATTTGCTGCAtcatttttcatttttatCCTATCAGACTGGAATCTTCGAGGACATGCCTTATCGATTATCCCAGTTGCTGCTCTTCTCGTGGTCTATACCACCCTCACACCTAGGACCGATAAGAGCTCTCGATATCTTCCGTCTTTTGATATCGAAGGAACGATCATTCCTCTTTCATTACGCGTTGTAGTTGTGCTAGGCCTAGCGCTAGTTGTGGAAATTCTTGCGTTTGATCTCCCTAGAAGCACAGTCGTAGCTATATCAGCGCTAGGGTTGGCTAAAGCTTTGTTTTGGTATTTTATAATTCAAACA GCTAGAAATTCTTCGTGGAACACTACATCTATCATAGAAACGTTCAGTGTCATATCCACTAGAGATCCCTTCACGCAATCTTCGGATACCCAAAGTTTATTCTTCGTTATAGCGTCTTTGCTTGCCCTTGGCCAGACCGTTCACATACTTCCAAAGCAGGCGAAGGCCAAGTCATGGCTGTGGCTGTTTTCTCTTGTTTCTCTTGTTCCATACCTTGCGAACATTCTGACCATTAGACTCTCGCAAACTTCATCATTGATTTACTCTCAGCAGCACCCCGTCGAAGCCTTAATCCAAAACGCCAATGCCACTTTCAACGCCTTGCTTCACAAACAATCCCGAAACTACACAGCAGCCCATAACGAATATCGACGTCGATACGGTACAGAAACCCCTCCAGGCTTCCAAGCCTGGTATGAATTTGCAAAATTCCATCAGTCACCCATCATCGATGACTTTGATATGATTTACGATGCTATTTCCCCATTTTGGAAACTCAGCGGTCAAGAGGTACTTGAGATTATGAGTCATATACAAAATGAGCCGAACAACGAGCTGTGGCTCTGTACATTTTCTGGCCTCCAGGCCAAGACTGAATGCAGCCATCCCCAGCGCACCTTTGACAGGCACAACCAACTCTTGTTCAACAAGCTATTGGAGAATTTGCGTGGTGTTCTTCCGGATGTCAAGTTTCTTGTCAATCATCTCGATGAACCGAGGGTCCTGATTCCTTCGGCCGCAGAAGGTTTTCGTGGCAATGTATGGTTCAACTTGACTGATATGTCAAGACGACCGGTCTGGGACACGCTTACTAGATTTTGTCCTTCTCAAGGAGGTAGGAGAAATGTTCGGGATGGGCACACGGTGGAAACGTTTGCCCTCCCTTTCGTCATCAATCGAGTGTCGGACTTAAACCTGTGCTGGCATCCGGAGTACCGCGCTATACATGGTCTCTCCATGAGCCCTTCAGCTTTTCGCCTTATTGAAGGATCCATACCGGTATTGACGACTGGGTCGCTGTCCACCATGGGTGACATCTTGTATCCCAGCCCAGCTTATATCGAGTCCGAGTTTCAATATGTTGAAGCAAATGACGTGGACTGGGataaaaagataaacaatCTTTACTGGGCCGGTTCTACAACAGGCGGCTTTGCTTCGACCGATCAGTGGCGGGACTATCACCGGCAAAGGTTTGTGAGCTTGGCGCAGAATTTGAGAAGGCGTCAACATTATTACCTACGAGAAAAGGGCGGAGTGATCAGTCGTGTGAGCTCATCATTTCTCAATAGCAGATTGTTCGACGTTGCCTTTACTAGAATATTCCAGTGCAAGAAGAAATACTGCCGGGACCAACATATGTACTTTAAGGTTAAGTCGTGGGCGGACAAAGACAAAGCGCTCCGGTCGCGACTCGCATTTGATATTGACGGAAATGGCATTAGCGGCCGCTACTACAAGCTTCTAGCTTCCAAATCTGCGCCGTTGAAACAAACCCTATTCCGAGAGTGGCATGACGAGCGTCTAGTGCCATGGGTTCATTACATACCGGTCAGCCAAAGTTTGGAAGAGCTTCCTGAGCTTGTGTTCTATCTCACTTCAACCGAAGCTGGGCAGAAAAGGGCCAGAGAGATTGCAGAGCAGGGTAGAGACTGGTTTTCTAAGGCCTTCCGCGATGTTGATCTGACAGTCTATACCTATCGGTTAATGCTAGAGCTGGCGAGACTACAAGATCCAAAAAGGCCAGCAGCTTGA
- a CDS encoding uncharacterized protein (EggNog:ENOG410Q5DP~BUSCO:16599at33183) codes for MNRGTRVILSTKRVCASLRARPRASPKQLTHEVNTYRFGHSEASRGKDSESHHKEEREPHCFEPASFSKEFDEHIPSNKARPTLSDAYQHSGVDAKHPKRPEKKELSEEDSRKLQYDEEEVKKHNEDVERRYDKAISQVSDQGDKGELGTLDTEVDDKGHIRGE; via the exons ATGAACAGAGGAACGAGAGTGATTCTGTCCACGAAGCGGGTTTGCGCCAGCCTCAGAGCGCGGCCTCGAGCGTCGCCCAAGCAGCTCACACACGAAGTGAATACGTACAGATTTGGGCATTCCGAAGCCTCACGGGGAAAGG ACTCGGAGTCTCATCATAAAGAAGAACGAGAACCACATTGCTTTGAACCAGCTTCCTTCTCCAAAGAATTCGACGAACATATTCCTTCGAACAAAGCCCGACCTACCCTTAGCGACGCATATCAGCACAGTGGAGTCGATGCAAAGCACCCTAAAAggccagaaaagaaagaactaAGCGAGGAAGACTCTCGCAAGCTGCAATATGACGAAGAAGAGGTCAAGAAGCACAACGAGGATGTAGAACGGCGATACGACAAGGCAATCAGCCAGGTTTCGGATCAGGGTGACAAGGGTGAACTTGGTACCTTGGACACTGAAGTTGATGATAAAGGGCATATAAGGGGAGAATAA